GCTCCCCGTGGCTTTTCGCAGGTAATCACGTCCTTCCTCGGCTCGGGTGCCAGGGCATCCACCGTGTGCCCTTATCATCTTGACCCTCGGCAACTATACAACCTTATCTCGCCGCTCCCTTACTGCCCACTTTTCATGATCCCCCGCCTACCTTCCGATAGGCGCAACGAGAAGAATACCAAACCCTTTGAGCAGTGTCAAGGGCCATGTGGGGAGTCTTTTGGAGCCCTTGGATGGTGTAACCTGATCGCGATGTTGCTCCGGGCTGGGTCGCTCGAGTTCCCGCTCTCCCAAACCCGCCTCTTTGGGCGGGAGGGCAGGCTGGTGCTCGAGATTGGCCATGGGGACGGACGGTTTACCGCCGAGATGGCCCGCCGAAATCCCGACTGGAACATCCTAGGGGTGGAGGTCTCGGCAGGATCGGTGGCACGGGCGCTCAAGCGAATGCGCCGCGAGGGGATCCGGACGGTGCGGCTCTACCACGGCGAGGCCCGCTTTGCCCTACGCAACTTCATCGCCCCGCGCTCGCTCTACCGGGTCTACGTAAACTTCCCCGACCCCTGGCCCAAGGCCAAACACGAGCAGAAGCGGCTCCTGCAAACGGAGTTTTTTCGTCGGCTCTCGACCCGGTTGATAGACGGTGGCCAACTTCTCCTGACCACCGATCATGAGGAGTATTGGCGCTTCGCCCAGGAGCAAGCTCGAGCCAGCGGTCTATTTGACGTAAAGACCCCGCCCCCACCCCCCCATCACCTCGAGACCAAATACGCCCTCAAGTGGAAGGAGCAAAACCGCAGCTTCTACCACGCAGTGTTTACCAAAACCGGCGAAGATCCCGAGCCCTGGCCGGTGATCGAGAGGTTTTCCATGGCCCACGCCCTATTGAGCGGAGAGCTCCCCCAAATCCAGTCGTTCGAGAAACAGGTGGTCCCCTTTACCGGCGGGCACGCGATTCTGCTCCAAGCTTACCGTGCGCTCGAGGGTACCGGCTTGGTATTGTTGACCCACCTTGAGGAAGAAGACCTCACCCAGCAAGTCCTGATCGAGGTCCGGCCCAGCGCGCATGGGATCTATGTGGGGGTCTCGAGCTTCGGGGCTCCTCTGGTCACGGCGGGTGTTAAGGCCGCCGTAGGCTGGGTGACGGAGTGGCTCGAGGCGCAGGGACTTAGGGTCGTGCAGCGCTCCTACTAAACGCCAGAAACCTCCCGGCAAGCATCGGGGTATGCCCTTGGTTTTATGCTATCTCCATGTCACATCCTTACGACTCCCTCGAGATGGCCGAGATCAAAGGCCCCCACTCGGTGAAGTGGTCGCTCTATGGCGAAGAGGTGTTGCCCCTATGGGTGGCGGACATGGACTTCCCTGTGGACGCGGAAATTTTGCGGGCCGTGGCGGCCCGGCTATCCAAACGCATCGGCTACCCTCAAGGAGCAGGCGACCCTGAGCTGCTCGAGGCCATCCTCGCCCAGCAAGAGGCGATGGGGTTAAAGGGATTGAGCCGGGAAAACCTCTGGCTCACCACCAGCGTGGTGCCGGGGATTTACGCCAGTATCCTGGGGCTTACCAGCGTGGGGGATGAGGTGATCACCCTGGTTCCGGTTTACCCGCCTTTCCTGAGCGCTCTGAGCGAGTACCACCGGGTCACCCGAGCTAGCCCGATGGCGCTCGGCCCTTCTGGGCACTGGGAGATCGACTTTGAC
This region of Meiothermus sp. Pnk-1 genomic DNA includes:
- the trmB gene encoding tRNA (guanosine(46)-N7)-methyltransferase TrmB yields the protein MLLRAGSLEFPLSQTRLFGREGRLVLEIGHGDGRFTAEMARRNPDWNILGVEVSAGSVARALKRMRREGIRTVRLYHGEARFALRNFIAPRSLYRVYVNFPDPWPKAKHEQKRLLQTEFFRRLSTRLIDGGQLLLTTDHEEYWRFAQEQARASGLFDVKTPPPPPHHLETKYALKWKEQNRSFYHAVFTKTGEDPEPWPVIERFSMAHALLSGELPQIQSFEKQVVPFTGGHAILLQAYRALEGTGLVLLTHLEEEDLTQQVLIEVRPSAHGIYVGVSSFGAPLVTAGVKAAVGWVTEWLEAQGLRVVQRSY